In Polyodon spathula isolate WHYD16114869_AA chromosome 11, ASM1765450v1, whole genome shotgun sequence, one genomic interval encodes:
- the LOC121323601 gene encoding plasma membrane ascorbate-dependent reductase CYBRD1 gives MEMENYRHFLFFLITSISIGFLSILFVLIWVFQWREGLAWDGGLAEFNWHPVLTVTGFIFVQGIAIVVYRLPWTWKCSKLMMKLIHAGLHVVAFVLAVISLVAVFDFHNYKNIPNMYSLHSWIGLTAVVLYTLQLVLGLCIYLFPMTPAFIRAAFMPIHVYSGLLIFGTVIATALMGITEKLFFALKNPAYKDSPPEAAFVNTLGLLIVVFGGTVLWMVTRPSWKRPSEEASTFKQSDGKVSSVTENELNLNSLDKTTMESSSEAWKRNLKLEEAGLRSTM, from the exons ATGGAAATGGAGAATTACAGGCACTTCTTGTTTTTCCTTATCACATCCATATCAATTGGTTTCTTGTCGATCTTGTTCGTATTAATATGGGTTTTTCAGTGGAGAGAGGGACTTGCATGGGACGGAGGTCTTGCAGAATTCAACTGGCATCCAGTTCTGACTGTGACGGGATTTATTTTCGTTCAGGGGATCG CCATCGTTGTTTACAGATTACCCTGGACCTGGAAGTGCAGTAAACTCATGATGAAGCTCATTCATGCTGGCTTACATGTTGTGGCCTTTGTTCTGGCTGTTATTTCTCTGGTGGCAGTATTTGACTTCCATAACTACAAGAATATTCCCAACATGTACAGTTTACACAGCTGGATTGGATTGACGGCTGTGGTTCTCTACACTCTGCAG CTTGTTCTAGGTTTATGCATATACCTGTTTCCCATGACTCCTGCTTTCATCCGAGCTGCTTTCATGCCCATACATGTCTACAGCGGTCTTCTGATCTTTGGGACAGTTATTGCCACAGCCCTGATGGGAATcacagaaaagcttttttttgcact AAAAAATCCTGCCTACAAAGACAGCCCCCCCGAGGCTGCGTTCGTCAACACGCTGGGTCTGTTAATTGTAGTCTTTGGAGGCACTGTGCTCTGGATGGTGACTCGGCCATCTTGGAAGCGTCCCAGTGAGGAGGCCTCTACCTTCAAACAGTCAGACGGGAAAGTATCCAGTGTCACTGAGAATGAACTAAACCTGAATTCCCTTGATAAAACTACCATGGAGTCCAGCAGTGAGGCGTGGAAGAGAAACCTCAAGCTGGAAGAAGCAGGGCTGAGGTCAACCATGTGA